A genomic window from Lycium barbarum isolate Lr01 chromosome 4, ASM1917538v2, whole genome shotgun sequence includes:
- the LOC132636176 gene encoding uncharacterized protein LOC132636176 — MKNHHYHNLGGETAVSSSAEHHSQPSSAVQPCRMTSSSSSPATTSSSEKPTVAVDDPTAAAATSSCITVERRGEYAAVCKWSISNFTRVKARSLWSKYFEVGGYDCRLLVYPKGDSQALPGYISIYLQIMDPRNTTSSKWDCFASYRLAVELPTDTSKSIHRDSWHRFSSKKKSHGWCDFTPSNLGFLLNNNDCILITADILILHESVSFTRDNNNEMQSNSASNVVVTGAAGGDVLSGKFTWKVHNFSLFKEMIKTQKIMSPVFPAGECNVRISVYQSSVNGVDFLSMCLESKDTEKTSSSSDRSCWCLFRMSVLNQKPGLNHMHRDSYGRFAADNKSGDNTSLGWNDYMKMADFIGSDSGFLVDDTAVFSTSFHVIKELSSFSKNGGLIGVRSGSSARKSDGHMGKFTWRIDNFTRLKDLLKKRKITGLCIKSRRFQIGNRDCRLIVYPRGQSQPPCHLSVFLEVTDSRNTNSDWSCFVSHRLSVVNQKMEEKSVTKESQNRYSKAAKDWGWREFVTLTSLFDQDSGFLFQDTLVFSAEVLILKETSIFQELIDQDNESANGGTQLDKGGKKSSFTWKVENFLSFKEIMETRKIFSKFFQAGGCELRIGVYESFDTICIYLESEQSAGTDPDKNFWVRYRMAILNQKNQSKTVWKESSICTKTWNNSVLQFMKVSDMLEPDAGFLVRDTVVFVCEILDCCPWFEFSDLEVLASEDDQDALTTDPDELLDSEDSEGISGDEEDIFRNLLSRAGFHLTYGDNPSQPQVTLREKLLMDAGAIAGFLTGLRVYLDDPAKVKRLLLPTKISGCNDGKKVNKSEESSPSLMNLLMGVKVLQQAIIDLLLDIMVECCQPSEESSSNESFEVSSKAVANGSGGNSQLESDRCNGANEPSQPLVHDRQDSAADESMNSSAVQSSDIGGSDAPEKAFSVQPICPSETSAGSFSENPSLRAKTKWPEQSEELLGLIINSLRALDGAVPQGCPEPRRRPQSAQKIALVLDKAPKHLQADLVGLVPKLVEHSEHPLAACALLERLQKPDAKPALRMPVFSALGQLECNSDVWERVLFQSFDLLADSNDEPLAATADFIFKAALHCQHLPEAVRAIRVRLKTLGTEVSACVLDYLSRTVNSCADIAEALLRDIDCENDFCDNYSAVPCGLFLFDESCHNSDRPHTGDEHAFHLTHHFSDIFILIEMLSIPCLAIEASQTFERAVVRGAFVAQSVAMVLERRLARRLNLTSQYVAEDFQHTDLVVEEGTIEQLRAQRDDFTSILGLAETLALSRDPHVKGFVKLLYTILFKWYADESYRLRILKRLVDRATSSIEGAREVDLDLEILVILINEEQEIVRLVLSMMREVAELANVDRAALWHQYCTSEDEILRLREERKAESANMAKEKATISQKLNDSEGTNSRLKSENRAEMDRFAGERKELMEQIQEVESQLEWLRSERDDKITRLTAEKRALQDRLHDAETQLSQLKSRKHDELKRVMKEKNALAERLKNAEAARKRFDEELKRYATENVTREEIRKSLEDEVRRLTQTVGQTEGEKREKEEQVARCEAFIDGMESKLEACQHYIRQLEASLQEEMSRHAPLYGAGLEALSMKELETLARIHEEGLSQIHSIQQRKGSPAGSPLVSPHNLPPTHTLFPSAPPAMAVGRPPSLIPNGVAIQSNGHVNGSIRPWFNHS, encoded by the exons atgaAAAACCACCACTACCACAATTTGGGCGGAGAGACGGCGGTTTCATCATCAGCTGAGCACCATTCACAGCCGTCCTCGGCCGTGCAGCCATGTAGAATGACGTCGTCATCATCATCTCCGGCAACCACGTCATCATCGGAGAAACCAACGGTGGCTGTGGATGATCCTACTGCAGCAGCAGCCACGTCTTCATGTATAACAGTGGAGAGGCGAGGTGAGTATGCGGCTGTGTGTAAATGGTCAATAAGTAATTTCACAAGAGTTAAAGCTAGGTCATTATGGAGCAAGTACTTTGAAGTTGGTGGTTATGATTGCCGTTTGTTAGTTTACCCTAAAGGTGACTCACAGGCATTGCCTGGTTATATATCTATTTACCTTCAGATTATGGACCCTCGTAATACGACGTCGTCTAAGTGGGACTGCTTTGCTAGTTATCGTCTCGCTGTTGAGCTTCCAACCGACACCTCAAAGTCGATACATAGGGACTCGTGGCATAGATTCTCATCCAAGAAGAAATCTCATGGCTGGTGTGATTTTACTCCTTCAAATTTAGGGTTTTTACTTAACAACAATGATTGCATACTTATTACTGCTGATATACTTATACTTCATGAGTCGGTTAGTTTTACGCGTGATAATAACAATGAAATGCAATCTAATTCTGCTTCGAATGTAGTAGTTACGGGCGCAGCTGGTGGTGATGTTTTGAGTGGGAAATTTACTTGGAAGGTTCATAATTTTAGCTTGTTTAAGGAAATGATTAAAACTCAGAAGATTATGAGCCCTGTTTTTCCGGCTGGGGAGTGTAATGTGAGGATTAGTGTGTACCAAAGCTCGGTAAATGGGGTGGATTTTCTGTCAATGTGCTTAGAGAGTAAGGATACTGAAAAGACTAGTTCGAGTTCAGATAGGAGTTGTTGGTGTTTGTTTAGGATGTCGGTGTTGAATCAGAAGCCGGGTTTGAATCATATGCATAGGGATTCTTATGGAAGGTTTGCTGCTGATAATAAGAGTGGAGATAACACGAGCTTGGGATGGAATGATTACATGAAGATGGCAGATTTTATAGGGTCAGATTCAGGGTTCTTGGTGGATGATACTGCAGTTTTCAGTACTTCATTTCACGTGATTAAGGAGCTTAGTAGCTTTTCCAAGAATGGAGGATTAATTGGTGTTAGGAGTGGGAGTAGTGCCAGGAAGTCTGATGGTCATATGGGCAAGTTTACATGGAGGATTGACAACTTCACAAGGTTGAAAGATCTCTTAAAGAAACGAAAGATTACTGGGCTTTGCATAAAGAGCAGGAGGTTTCAGATCGGCAATCGGGATTGTCGGCTGATTGTTTACCCCAGAG GACAGTCTCAGCCTCCATGCCACCTTTCTGTATTTCTTGAAGTCACAGATTCAAGGAATACTAATAGTGACTGGAGTTGTTTCGTGAGCCATCGGTTGTCTGTTGTGAATCAAAAGATGGAGGAGAAGTCTGTAACGAAGGAATCTCAGAATCGGTATTCTAAAGCTGCAAAGGACTGGGGTTGGCGCGAATTTGTGACCCTTACTAGCCTCTTTGATCAAGATTCTGGATTTCTTTTTCAGGATACTCTTGTGTTCTCTGCAGAAGTCCTTATTTTGAAGGAGACATCCATCTTCCAGGAGTTGATCGATCAGGATAATGAGTCAGCAAATGGAGGTACCCAGTTGGACAAAGGTGGGAAGAAAAGTTCTTTTACATGGAAGGTGGAGAACTTCTTGTCCTTCAAGGAGATAATGGAGACACggaaaatatttagcaaattcTTTCAAGCAGGTGGATGTGAGCTTCGTATTG GAGTATATGAATCCTTTGacactatatgtatatatctggAGAGTGAGCAGTCTGCTGGTACTGATCCAGACAAGAATTTTTGGGTTAGATATAGGATGGCTATTCTGAACCAGAAAAATCAATCTAAAACAGTGTGGAAGGAGTCCTCCATTTGCACTAAAACTTGGAATAATTCCGTTCTTCAATTTATGAAGGTCTCAGATATGTTGGAACCAGATGCAGGATTTCTCGTACGTGATACAGTTGTCTTTGTTTGTGAAATTCTGGATTGCTGTCCCTGGTTTGAATTTTCTGACCTTGAG GTGTTGGCGTCCGAGGATGATCAAGATGCTCTGACAACTGATCCTGATGAGCTCCTTGACTCAGAAGATAGCGAAGGAATCAGCGGAGATGAAGAAGATATCTTCCGGAATCTTCTTTCTAGAGCAGGGTTTCACCTCACTTACGGAGATAATCCTTCACAGCCACAGGTCACTTTAAGGGAAAAACTTCTTATGGATGCGGGTGCAATAGCTGGGTTCCTGACCGGACTTCGTGTGTATCTTGATGACCCTGCTAAAGTAAAGCGCTTGCTCCTTCCTACTAAGATATCTGGCTGTAATGATGGAAAGAAAGTAAATAAGAGTGAAGAATCTTCCCCCAGTTTAATGAACTTGCTGATGGGCGTAAAAGTCTTGCAGCAAGCAATCATTGATTTGCTTTTGGATATAATGGTCGAATGTTGTCAACCTTCGGAAGAAAGTTCTAGCAATGAGTCATTTGAAGTGAGTTCTAAAGCTGTTGCAAATGGCAGTGGAGGAAATAGTCAATTGGAGTCTGATAGGTGCAATGGTGCAAATGAACCTTCGCAACCTTTAGTCCATGACAGACAGGATTCAGCGGCGGATGAAAGCATGAATTCATCTGCTGTGCAAAGCTCTGACATTGGTGGGAGTGATGCTCCTGAGAAAGCTTTCTCGGTCCAGCCTATTTGTCCATCAGAAACATCTGCTGGCAGTTTCTCTGAAAATCCTTCACTGCGCGCAAAG ACCAAATGGCCGGAGCAATCCGAGGAGCTTCTTGGGTTGATAATCAACTCCTTGAGAGCACTTGATGGAGCTGTTCCTCAAGGTTGTCCTGAACCAAGGAGGAGGCCGCAGTCTGCGCAGAAGATAGCGCTTGTACTGGATAAAGCTCCCAAGCATTTGCAAGCAGACCTAGTTGGTCTTGTACCGAAACTAGTTGAGCATTCGGAACATCCTCTTGCTGCTTGTGCGCTTCTCGAACGACTTCAGAAGCCAGATGCCAAACCGGCACTAAGGATGCCA GTCTTCAGTGCACTCGGCCAATTGGAATGTAATAGTGATGTATGGGAACGTGTTCTTTTTCAGTCATTTGATCTTTTAGCAGATTCCAATGATGAACCTCTGGCAGCAACAGCGGACTTTATATTCAAGGCCGCACTTCACTGCCAACATCTTCCAGAAGCA GTTAGAGCCATACGTGTCAGGCTTAAAACTTTGGGAACCGAAGTCTCTGCATGTGTTCTTGATTATTTGAGTCGAACTGTAAATAGCTGTGCAGATATTGCTGAAGCTCTTCTGAGAGATATAGATTGTGAGAATGATTTTTGTGACAACTACTCCGCTGTACCTTGTGGGCTTTTCTTATTTGATGAAAGTTGTCACAATTCTGACAGACCACATACAGGGGATGAACACGCTTTCCATTTGACTCATCATTTTTCTGATATTTTTATACTGATTGAGATGTTGTCAATTCCCTGCCTTGCTATTGAAGCTTCCCAGACCTTTGAAAGAGCTGTAGTTCGAGGGGCCTTTGTCGCCCAGTCTGTAGCAATGGTTTTGGAGAGGCGGCTTGCTCGGAGATTAAATTTGACCTCTCAATACGTTGCTGAAGATTTTCAGCATACCGATTTGGTTGTAGAAGAGGGAACCATTGAGCAATTAAGAGCTCAGCGAGATGACTTTACTTCAATTCTTGGTCTTGCCGAGACATTGGCACTTTCTAGAGATCCGCATGTAAAAGGTTTTGTAAAGCTTCTTTACACCATTTTGTTCAAATGGTATGCTGACGAGTCTTACCGATTGAGGATCCTCAAGAGGCTTGTTGATCGTGCCACAAGTTCTATAGAAGGTGCACGTGAAGTAGACTTAGATTTGGAGATTTTGGTGATCTTGATTAATGAGGAGCAAGAAATTGTCAGACTAGTTCTTAGCATGATGAGGGAGGTGGCTGAACTTGCAAATGTTGATCGTGCTGCACTTTGGCATCAGTACTGCACCAGTGAAGACGAAATTCTACGCCTTCGTGAGGAAAGGAAAGCGGAAAGTGCCAATATGGCTAAAGAGAAAGCTACCATTTCCCAAAAGCTTAACGATTCAGAGGGTACTAATAGTCGTCTCAAG TCTGAGAATAGGGCCGAGATGGATCGTTTTGCTGGAGAAAGGAAGGAACTCATGGAACAAATACAAGAAGTTGAAAGTCAACTTGAATGGCTACGGTCTGAACGTGATGACAAAATTACTAGGCTCACAGCAGAGAAAAGGGCTCTTCAAGATCGCTTGCATGATGCAGAAACACAACTTTCCCAATTGAAATCACGGAAACATGATGAATTGAAG AGAGTGATGAAGGAGAAAAATGCTCTTGCTGAAAGGTTGAAAAATGCTGAAGCTGCTCGAAAAAGATTCGATGAAGAATTGAAACGTTATGCGACAGAAAATGTGACACGAGAAGAAATACGGAAATCGCTTGAGGATGAAGTACGGCGGTTGACACAAACAGTTGGACAAACGGAAGGGGAGAAACGTGAAAAGGAGGAGCAGGTTGCTCGCTGTGAAGCATTTATTGACGGGATGGAATCCAAATTGGAAGCCTGCCAG CACTACATCCGTCAGTTAGAAGCATCACTTCAGGAAGAAATGTCTCGGCATGCCCCATTATATGGGGCTGGTTTGGAAGCTTTATCGATGAAGGAGTTGGAGACATTAGCACGGATTCATGAAGAAGGACTTAGCCAGATCCATTCCATCCAACAGCGTAAAGGAAGTCCAGCTGGTAGTCCTCTAGTAAGCCCCCATAACCTTCCACCCACTCATACACTGTTTCCTTCTGCTCCTCCTGCTATGGCTGTTGGACGGCCCCCTTCCCTGATTCCAAATGGTGTTGCAATTCAGAGTAATGGACATGTAAATGGTTCTATCAGGCCCTGGTTCAACCATTCTTGA